In Paenibacillus xylanilyticus, the genomic window TGCCATTAGGAATGATTCCCCAGGTCTTTCGTTTCTCAATCCTGGTCATGCCCCAGATCTCAAGTTGAAGCCATTCGGTCTGAATATTCAGACCATGTGGAATAAAGACCAATCGTTCATTGGTAAGGAACAGCTTTCCCCCAACGCCTTCAAATCCCCTTAACCAGTTCGCATTGATGCGTTCAAAAATGACATATTCCGTTGAACCCAACTCTTCCATTGCTGTCAGTCTCCTTTGATCAGCCGATCTTGATTATTCTACCAGTTTGAATCTCTCTTATTATAGGTCGTTTCTGCCCGTTTAGGAATATTTTCGCACCTGATTATGATCAGAAAAAAGCATAGTCCACCGGATATCATCCGACATGAACAATGCTTTTTTCTCTGTTGCTATTTCTATGAAAAGGAGAAGCCTCTCTTCCCTACATCTCTTGTAGGATGCCTTTGACAAGCCCGATAAAGGTCGTCTTCACTTGTGCAGCCACTTCGATGACTTCATCATGACTGAGCGGTTGATCCAGAATGCCGCAGGCCATGTTGGTCAGACAGGAGATGCCCAGCACCTTCATGCCGCCATGGATGGCTACGATCGCTTCAGGAACCGTAGACATACCTACAGCATCCGCACCCATTGTCCGAATCATGCGAATCTCGGCTGGTGTCTCATACGCAGGGCCACTCCACCACGCATACACCCCTTGCTGCAGGCTGACCTTCTGCTCTTCTGCAACCTTAAGCGCAATACTGCGCAACTCGCGGCTGTATACCTGGGATACGTCAGGGAAACGCACACCCAGATCGGCATTATTGGGTCCCATCAATGGATTGTTGCCTACCAGGTTAATGTGATCCGTAATGAGCATCAACTGACCTGGCTGGAAGCTTGTGTTGATCGCACCGCAGGCATTCGTAATGATCAATTGTTCGACACCCAGCGCCTTCATGATGCGAACCGGAAACGTCACTTCATCCAGCGAGAAACCTTCATAATAATGAAGACGCCCTTTCATGGCTACGACCGTTTGGCCCATTAGTTCACCAATGACCAGCTCGTTAGCGTGACCAACAGCTTCAGATTGTGCAAAATACGGAATATCCGTATAGGGAATAACAGTAGCATTCTCGATCTCGTCCGCAAGTGCTCCAAGGCCGGAACCGAGGATCATGCCTACGGCAGGCTTGGTGTTGATTCGGTTTAATATGTAATCTCTAGCTTCTTGAATATGTTCGGATTGATGCATGAATGGTTTCCTCCTGATATCTGTATTGGGGATTAGCATAACTATATATCAAGTGTAATGAACAATGGACATGATGTAAATGGAAGTCAGCAGCCATTACATCTCGACAGCCTCACGCTGTATACGTTAAGGATTAACACCCGTCTGTAACACTTGGAAATATATTCGCAAAAGCTTATCAAAATCAGGAGTCTCTTCCTGAATCTGCTCTATATACTTCCACAAGATCAATTCTTCCGTTTCGATGTTAATGACCTCGTATTCCATTTGTCCGGACTCCCATACGGTTACTTGGCCCATGGCACACTCTGATTCATGAACAACCCCGGTCGAGGGATCTGGAATATATTGTTCATTCACACGTCCATGGTTCACCGGTTCGGTAGTAATATGAAGTGTTCGCAGCGGGCCTGCCTTCAGTTCGGCCCATTGTACGAATTTCTTTTGAAGCAACGTGATATGCACCTCCCTAACGACTCGCACGTCCAAGTTTCTCATGATTTCCTTTCTAATCATTATACTTCACCTATGCACACAAAAAACGACCCTCAGCCAGAGAGTCGGTTGCCATGGTATTTAATTCAGTGAATGTGTGGTTCTGCCTTTTATGTGTTCGATCAAGATGAGCGGTATGTCTGCCGCAGATAACAGGCCAGCTGCAGATGAAGCAGGTGCTCCTGGTTACTCAAGGACATGCCCAGAATCTCTTCAATTTTGCGAATCCGCTGATACAGTGTATTGATATGAATATGAAGCGTGGCTGCCGTCTGAGCAGCAGATCCTCCGGAAGCCATATATGTCATTAGCGTTTCCTCCAATCCGCCGGTCTGCCCTTTGGCAGGTCGCAGGGGCTCAAAGATCTCTGCCATAAACGTATTCAGATCCTCCGCAGATTGCCGGATGAACAAACGGTTGACACCAATATCCGTATAGCGAATGGTTCCCCGTTCTCCCCTTGTCTTCTGATACGCCAGTGCCTTATCGCCCTCCTGGAATCCCGTATTAATCGCATCCACGCCTGATCGGATTGAACTTAAACCTCCGAATAATTTCACCTGATTTCGACTCTCCCAGTCCTTCACCAGGGAGCTGAACTGCTGCTCCAGCTTACCAGGTTTAACCCCATCAGTCACGATCAGCAGCAAGGTAATTCGCCTCTCATCCCCAAACGCAACAGGCAGCGTTCCGCTTGGCATTTTCTCTCTCAGATAAGCAATGAGCTGAACGGATAAAGGACTATAGGTGGATGGGTTCAGCCTATCCGCAAACTCCAAAAGACCCACTATGATGGATGTTGAAGGACCGATCCCGATCTCCCCTGACTTCTGCCAGTAATCCTCCGAGTCCTGACTAAGTCTCAGTTCATTGAAGAATTGCTGTGTTTTCTTGAAGTAAAATTCAGCCAGAGACTGCTTGCGCATCAGTTCAAGAGCCAGAATGGAGCTTCCCTGCTCCAGCGCAATTAACTGCAATGGTTCCAGCGGAGTATTCATCTGCATAATCAGATAACCGAGACATTGATTAGCCGAAGCAATCGGGTACAAATATTGAAATACCTGGCTATCGTCGCCCTTGATACATGTCAGATAATCAGGATGATGTAAGGATTCGTACAGATTGCGCAGCTTCTCCATATCCCAATCATTCAGGACACTGCTCCGTTTGGGAATCCATTCATTATCAATAAAATCGATAAATACGATGGGCACGCCAATGATACGTGTCAATTCGTTAACGATGGATACCGCACCTTTATTTTGGAGGGACAGCCGCATTAAGGATGAGTGAATCTCGTCTCGTTTGATGAGTGTTTCGTTCCGTTTGCTTAGATCCTCATAGAGCTGGGCATTCGTGATGGCAATGGAAACCTGGTCGGCAAAGCTCTGCAGGAGTCGTACATCCGATTCCGTAAATATGGGGACCCTTCCTTTTTGATAAACGATTAACACGCAATCCGGCTCTCCTCCCACCTTGATCGGCACCGAAATGATGGACCCGATATTCTGAAAGTCGTATGCCGAATTCAAATGAGACTTGTTGTCAGGAGTCATGTTTCCAAAATCATCTTCCACTGTGGAGAAACTGTTGTAAAGCTTGGGAGTGCCTCGCTTGAACGTACTGCCAATGATGCCTTCACCCGGCTTCAGCTTCATTTTCAGCATGCCCTCGCCCATTTCGCCAGCTCTTGCCTTAACCTTCAGTGCATCAATTGCAGGATCGTATCTCCATAACACTCCGATACATTCATAAGGTATAACCGATAGAGCACTCACCAAAATCCGGCTCAACAGCTCATTCAGATCTAACAGCTGAGTCACATCACGGATACTGTTCATGATTTCGTTCAAGGCACGTTCATGCTTGATTGCCACAGCCTCCGTATAATACGGGTAGAGTAATGAGGATAGCGTAACTAAATCTTCCGCAGAACAGTGCCAGTTCTTAAAAACACGAATTGCCACGCATATATTATTGCTATATGGCAGAAAAACTAACACCATTTCATCTAATTCTTGCTCTACTTTGGGGTGTTGAAGAGGGAGACTTTCATCAAAACAAGGTGGTATACTTTCCTTTTTGCCAATGGCTTCATTCAGCACCCAATCTTCCCAATTACTGCTGATCCAAACCTCATAATCGCATTTCCCCAACCGTTCTCTCAGGATTTCATGTAAGATTCCATTCAACAGAGCCACCCCCAAGTCAATGTAGGTTTTCACATAAAACTACAATTTATTATACATATATATACATTGTGTTGGTACCCCCTCATCCTGTAACTTTATATCAACACAGAAATCAAGTTAACAATCGATGAGAAAGAAGGTAACACAATGTCCAAAATCATGCAAAGCAAACACTTCAAGTACATTGTTCTCGCTCTCTTGTTTCTCGGCTGGTGCCTAGGCAACCTCGACCGCTTCGTCATCAACTATGCCATTGTAGGAATAACTGAGGATCTGGGTCTGGGCGCTTCCGCGCAAGGAATCATTCTCAGCAGCTTTTTCCTCGGGTATGCCATTATGCAAATCCCGGGCGGAGCACTCGCCGACCGTTTTGGCTACCGTAAGGTCATTCTTGTTTCCTTGTTCTCCTGGTCCATATTCACCATTCTGACCGGGTCTGCCTGGTCATTACTCTCTCTTATCTTCGTTCGTTTCCTGTTTGGTATTGGTGAAGGCAGCTTCTTCCCTTCCGGTTCCAAAGCTATCGCCACCAACTTCCCGGTCAATCAGCGAAGTGGAGCCATGTCGATCATGCTGGCATCCGCTGCAATTATGGGGGTTGTCACTCCTATTTTGACTGGACATGCCCTTGTGACCATTGGCTGGCGCAACCTGTTTTACATCATCGGTGCGGCGGGCATCCTCATCACGGCGCTCATGTTCTTTTTATTAAAAGAACCTGCGAAATCGGCGCTTACTTCCACTGCTTCAGGCCAGCAACCGAAAACATCACTTAAAGACGTTCTGAAAACGCCTATGATCTGGAACTTGTTCATCAGCTACTTCAGCATCTATGCCGTCAACTGGGGACTCCAATCCTGGATGCCAACGTACATGGTCAATGTCCGGGGACTGGATATGACGGAAATGGGACTGCTTGCAGCCATCCCGGCCGTCGTCAGCATTTTCACCATGCTCCTCAGTGGCTATGTGCTTGACCGTATCCCGGCTGGCAAAGATCGGATTATCGCTTCCGTATTCGGTGTACTGGTTGCCTTCTTCCTGTACCTCATGGGCTCCTCGGGAAGCATTGCCAC contains:
- a CDS encoding GRAM domain-containing protein, with the protein product MEELGSTEYVIFERINANWLRGFEGVGGKLFLTNERLVFIPHGLNIQTEWLQLEIWGMTRIEKRKTWGIIPNGITITMEDGHVFKFVVWNRSKIIREIIRAKKMDNELM
- a CDS encoding purine-nucleoside phosphorylase; amino-acid sequence: MHQSEHIQEARDYILNRINTKPAVGMILGSGLGALADEIENATVIPYTDIPYFAQSEAVGHANELVIGELMGQTVVAMKGRLHYYEGFSLDEVTFPVRIMKALGVEQLIITNACGAINTSFQPGQLMLITDHINLVGNNPLMGPNNADLGVRFPDVSQVYSRELRSIALKVAEEQKVSLQQGVYAWWSGPAYETPAEIRMIRTMGADAVGMSTVPEAIVAIHGGMKVLGISCLTNMACGILDQPLSHDEVIEVAAQVKTTFIGLVKGILQEM
- a CDS encoding helix-turn-helix domain-containing protein translates to MNGILHEILRERLGKCDYEVWISSNWEDWVLNEAIGKKESIPPCFDESLPLQHPKVEQELDEMVLVFLPYSNNICVAIRVFKNWHCSAEDLVTLSSLLYPYYTEAVAIKHERALNEIMNSIRDVTQLLDLNELLSRILVSALSVIPYECIGVLWRYDPAIDALKVKARAGEMGEGMLKMKLKPGEGIIGSTFKRGTPKLYNSFSTVEDDFGNMTPDNKSHLNSAYDFQNIGSIISVPIKVGGEPDCVLIVYQKGRVPIFTESDVRLLQSFADQVSIAITNAQLYEDLSKRNETLIKRDEIHSSLMRLSLQNKGAVSIVNELTRIIGVPIVFIDFIDNEWIPKRSSVLNDWDMEKLRNLYESLHHPDYLTCIKGDDSQVFQYLYPIASANQCLGYLIMQMNTPLEPLQLIALEQGSSILALELMRKQSLAEFYFKKTQQFFNELRLSQDSEDYWQKSGEIGIGPSTSIIVGLLEFADRLNPSTYSPLSVQLIAYLREKMPSGTLPVAFGDERRITLLLIVTDGVKPGKLEQQFSSLVKDWESRNQVKLFGGLSSIRSGVDAINTGFQEGDKALAYQKTRGERGTIRYTDIGVNRLFIRQSAEDLNTFMAEIFEPLRPAKGQTGGLEETLMTYMASGGSAAQTAATLHIHINTLYQRIRKIEEILGMSLSNQEHLLHLQLACYLRQTYRSS
- a CDS encoding MFS transporter, with translation MSKIMQSKHFKYIVLALLFLGWCLGNLDRFVINYAIVGITEDLGLGASAQGIILSSFFLGYAIMQIPGGALADRFGYRKVILVSLFSWSIFTILTGSAWSLLSLIFVRFLFGIGEGSFFPSGSKAIATNFPVNQRSGAMSIMLASAAIMGVVTPILTGHALVTIGWRNLFYIIGAAGILITALMFFLLKEPAKSALTSTASGQQPKTSLKDVLKTPMIWNLFISYFSIYAVNWGLQSWMPTYMVNVRGLDMTEMGLLAAIPAVVSIFTMLLSGYVLDRIPAGKDRIIASVFGVLVAFFLYLMGSSGSIATFITYMTIVTAMAGFISTLIISKSLKTMPESVVATANGFINTGAQLAGFLTPMLIGFLVEASGGSYATAFIMLIAFALICSLSLFFSRRSKQDSGSEVQATAV